Genomic segment of Eleutherodactylus coqui strain aEleCoq1 chromosome 1, aEleCoq1.hap1, whole genome shotgun sequence:
ATTTCATAAGCCAACAATCAAAGACTAGGAACGACCCAAGTTTTGACTTCTCAACATTTGAAACCACTTACATCAGAACTAACAAACCTGCTTCACTTCGTAACCTGAAAGCTACACCTGttgcagtacacaaaaccagcataTCTGCTGTGCATCCCTCAACAAGAGACCCTTGCAAAGACTGCCCTCTACATAAGAAGCCTCACCCATTGCAGAAATGTAGAGGATTCAGGGAAAAAACTCTTAAGGACCGGAAAGCCTTTCTCAAGGAAAACCAGATTTGCTACAAGTGTTGTGCCTCAACATCTCATAGGGCGAAGGACTGTACAGCAAACATCGAGTGTTCAGAATGTCATAGTAAGGAGCATACCACGGCCTTACATCCTGAGCCCGCTCCATGGACTCTCACGCCTTCAGACCAGGCTACAGAGCATGGCGGGGAGGAGAAAGTCACAGTACTTCCTGAAGTGTCACCCCAGTGTACCCAAGTCTGTGGAGAGGGCCTCAAAGGTAAATCCTGCTCTAAGATTTGTCTTGTTAAAGTTTATCCAATTGGACACAAAGAAATGGCTGTAAGGTTGTATACCATTCTTGACGATCAAAGCAACAGGTCCCTTGCCAGCTCTACTTTCTTCGACATCTTCGACATTGAAGGACATAGCTCTCCATATTCACTTAAGACTTGCACAGGTGTGACTGAAGAAGCCGGAAGAAGAGCTACTGGTTTTCAAATAGAATCCATGGATGGTGAAACATCCCTGCCTCTACCTAAACTGATAGAATGTAATCAAATTCCAAACAACAGAGAGGAGATTCCAACGCCTGAAGCAGCATTACCACATAAGCACTTGAAGACCATGGCCCATCTCATCCCTGCCTTAGATCCTAAGGCTCAAATAGTGCTTCTGCTTGAAAGGGACATCATAAGAGTCCACAAGGTCAGAAAACAGGTAAATGGCCCTCACAATTCTCCATTTGCACAGAAACTAgacctaggatgggtcattgTAGGTGACGTCTGCCTAGGAAATGTCCACAAACCATCCACGGTAAACTCCTATTGCACTAATACACTGGAAAATGGACGTCCATCCTTCTTCCAGCCTTGTCCTAACAGGTTCCTTATAAGAGACACACCTAGCAGTATTTCATACTCTGACTCTACGGAAATCGGGACCCATTTCTGTGACGAAGACAGAGACCACTTAGGGTGCACAGTGTTCCAGAGGACAAAGGACGACCACAAAATCGCCCCCTCTATTGAAGACGAAGCCTTCTTGGACATAATGGAACAAGGCTTTTTCAAAGATGAAGCAAACAATTGGGTGGCACCACTTCCTTTCAAAACTCAGAGACGCCatctccccgacaacagagatcaAGCACTGAAGCGCTTTTTCTCACTCAGACGCAACCTTCTAAGAAGGCCAGATATGAGTGAACATTTCTTCACATTCATGGGGAAGATATTTGGAAACGGTCATGCGGAAGTTGCTCCACCTCTAAGAGAAAAGGAGGAACACTGGTACCTGCCAATCTTTGGTGTCTACCACCCTAAGAAGCCAGGACAGATCCGGGTAGTATTTGACTCCAGTTCACAGTATGAAGGAGTCTCCCTCAATGATGCTCTCATGACCGGACCAGACCTCAATAACACACTATTAGGAGTGCTCATTAGGTTCCGTAAAGGATTAATTTCCATTGTTGCCGACATACAGCAGATGTTTCATTGTTTTCTAGTGAAAGAAGAACATAGGAACTTCTTGAGATTCTTCTGGTTTAAAGACAACGACCAAACCAAAGACATAATGGAATACCGAATGAAAGTACATGTTTTTGGCAACAGCCCATCTCCTGCAGTCGCCATCTATGGACTCAAAAGGTCTGCCCGAGAAGGTGAAGAAGAATATGGACAAGATGTCAGGCAGTTTGTAGAAAGAGACTTTTATGTGGACGATGGCCTGAAATCACTTCCATCACCAGATGCAGCAATCGACCTACTCAAAAGAACCCAAAGTATGCTTGCTTGTTCGAACCTCAAACTCCATAAGATAGCTTCAAACAGCAAGGCTGTCATGAAAGCCTTTCCCACTCAAGATCACGCCAATGACCTGAAGGATCTAGACTTGGCAACGGCCACAATACCCTTGCAGCGCAGCCTAGGGCTCAACTGGGACCTCAACAACGACACCTTTACCTTTCAGGTGGATCAAAGGCCAAAACCATTCACACGACGCGGTGTCCTATCTACGATCAACAGCATCTACGACCCGCTTGGGTTTGCAGCTCCCGTGACCATTCAAGGTAAGATGCTGCTCAGAGATTTGACTGCAGATACATGCGATTGGGACTCCCCACTTTCCCCAGAGAAGGAGACATTGTGGGTAAAGTGGAGAGACTCCCTGGTAGCATTATCCGACCTACACGTTCCTAGGCCGTATGCACACGTACCTATTGCAGAGGTCAAGTCTAAAGAGCTGTGTGTATTTTGTGATGCCTCAGTGAAAGCAATTGCTGCAGTTGCCTACCTCAAAACGATTGACATTAAGGGCCAGACACATATTGGGTTTGTGATTGGAAAGGCAAAACTGGCACCATCTCCTGAGCCTACCATACCGAGGCTGGAGCTTTGTGCTGCCGTTCTGGCAGTAGAACTAGCTGAACTCATTGTGACAGAAATAGATATGACACTTGATGACACAGAATTTCATACAGATAGCAAAGTAGTGTTGGGCTACATTTACAATGAGTCTAGGAGATTCTATGTGTATGTGCATAACAGAGTCCACAGGATTAGAAAGTCATCAAAACCTACTCAGTGGCACTATGTACCGACTGATCACAACCCAGCAGATCATGCTACAAGAGCTGTACCAGCACCACTCCTTAAAGATACCACATGGCTCACAGGGCCAACTTTCCTTTATAAACCAGTACTGGATACTCACAAGAAAAGCACCTATGAACTGCTAGACCCAGATTCCGATGCAGAGGTTCGCCCTCAAGTTTCCACGCTCATTACGACACTTTCTAGCAAACAGCTGGGATCTAAACGTTTTAACAGGTTCTCAACTTGGAAGTCACTAAACCGCGCTGTAAGTTGCTTAATTCATATCGCCAGAACCTTCAGAGCCACGCCAGCAAGATCAAGTCATTGCAGAGGTTGGCACCGCTGTCCAAAGGGCTATACAGTGGATGAACTTACACAGGCCAAGGACGTTGTCATCCATTGTGTGCAACAAGAGATTTACGCAAGAGAACTAGAATCACTCCAAAATCAAAAGAATGTGCCTAAAGATAGTTCCCTCAGGAAACTTGACCCATATATAGATGCTAATGGACTGTTGAGAGTTGGAGGACGTGTCTCAAATGCACAGCTTGATAGTAACGAGTGCCATCCTGTAATACTCCCTAACGATCATGTTGCGTCTCTACTTGTGCGGCATTACCATGAACAGACTAAACACCAGGGACGTTTGTTCACTGAGGGAGCTCTATGTACAGCTGGATTTTGGATAGTTGGAGCCAAAAGACTTGTgagtaatgtcattttcagatgtGTTACATGCCGGAAACTCCGTGGTACGTTTCAGTCGCAGAAAATGGCTAGCCTCCCTGCTGACCGACTCAGCACTGAACCAGCGTTCACAAATGTTGGGCTCGACGTGTTTGGCCCATGGTCCGTCACCACGTGGCGCACTAGAGGAGGCGAAGCAAACAGCAAACGCTGGGCTGTCCTATTCACTTGTATGAGCATCAGGGCAGTGCACATAGAAGTTATTGAGTCTTTGGACACATCCAGCTTCATAAATGCATTAAGACGCTTCATTTCTATAAGAGGTCCAGTCAAGCAAATCCGTTCTGATAGAGGTACCAATTTCATTGGAGCGTGTAAAGAGTTGAATATTCCCTCAAACATTGACAGCGACCATGTAAGAAGATATCTTGCGAACCAAGGTTGCACATGGTCATTTAACCCTCCACATTCTTCTCACATGGGCGGCTCATG
This window contains:
- the LOC136581017 gene encoding uncharacterized protein, translating into MEQGFFKDEANNWVAPLPFKTQRRHLPDNRDQALKRFFSLRRNLLRRPDMSEHFFTFMGKIFGNGHAEVAPPLREKEEHWYLPIFGVYHPKKPGQIRVVFDSSSQYEGVSLNDALMTGPDLNNTLLGVLIRFRKGLISIVADIQQMFHCFLVKEEHRNFLRFFWFKDNDQTKDIMEYRMKVHVFGNSPSPAVAIYGLKRSAREGEEEYGQDVRQFVERDFYVDDGLKSLPSPDAAIDLLKRTQSMLACSNLKLHKIASNSKAVMKAFPTQDHANDLKDLDLATATIPLQRSLGLNWDLNNDTFTFQVDQRPKPFTRRGVLSTINSIYDPLGFAAPVTIQVLPLPCNKVESGHCSIVIVLQGRLSACLLMLHS